Part of the Pedosphaera parvula Ellin514 genome is shown below.
ACTCACTATAACTTCGGCTCAGGATTCTACGATCTTTGCGATGAACTCGGGATGTACGTGGCGAACGAACTGCCGTATTGCTGGGTCAGCTCCGTAGGCGATCAGGGCATGACCCCTGCCTTCCAACAACGCGCGCGGGAAGTCATTCGGCGAGACAGGAATCATCCCTCCGTGGTGATTTGGGCAATTGGCAACGAAAATAGCGCCGGCACAAACCTGCAGGTCGTGGCCGATCTGGTGAAAACCCTCGATCCCACCCGTCCACGCCTCGTCTCCACTTTTGACGCTTCCAAGTACAACGTCGAACTTTCTGATCGGCATTATCCTTCTCCGGCGACGATGCAGAGCGACGGCGCCTCCGCGACGGTTCACCCCTGGATTTACCTGGAGCAGCCAAACACCTGGGACATACGTCTGGCTGCCGATGCGAGCGTCTGCGAGCAATGGGGCATCGCCCAGCAGCGCGTGTGGAACGTTTGCCTGCAGTATGACACTATTGCGGGTACGTTTCCTTTCGAATGGTCCGATCGCGCCCTGGCTGATCCAAATTCCGACGCGAGTTACCAGCAATACCAAAGCACCGGCGTTCAATTGCTATATTCATTCCCGGCGACGGGCATTCACATCTTGAAGTGCAAAGGCATGGTGGACGGTTTCCGAAATCCACGGCCGAAAGTTTATGAGGCGCAGATGGTCTATTCGCCGATCCAGGTCAGCAACGCGCTCACGGTGTCGTCCGGGCAGGTGTCGTTCCCCGTTAAAAATCTCTATTCCTTTACTGACTTGTCTTACCTGACAACGGCCTGGCAGTTGCAGCGCGGCGGGGTGACGATCGCCTCCGGCACCACCAATGTTACCCTGCCGCCCAGAAGCAGCGGTACCGTGCGAATTTCTGTTCCTGCTGATGCCTTGGCCTATGCGGATGCCTTGCGAGTCGATTTCAATCACCCGGATGGCCGGGATATCGTGGCTCATCAATTCACTTTGGCTAATGCCGCGCCCACCTCACCGGATCCCGCGTTGCCGGCTGGACTGCCAATCCCGACGTTCAATCTTATCACCCGGCAAACCGTTTCTGATCCGGGCTATTGGACCAAGGTATTGCGTTATCCCGCCTCGCTCACGGGCGTCACGCTCACGCCGGCCAACGCCACCACGCTTGGGCAACTGCAAAGTCTCTCGGCCACGGTCATCGGTGGATCCAGCGGCAGCCAAGTGCTGGGGCAGATCCAGGCGCAATATGCGAACAATCAGTTTTCCTATACCTTGCAATGGACCGCCAGCAGTGCGGAGGTGCAGGAAGTGGGTTGGATCTTCCAGATGCCATCGAGTTACGACCATTTCTCGTGGGACCGTGATACACGCTGGACCGTCTATCCGCCTTTGAGCATCGCGCGCGCCACCGGCACCGCCACGCCCGATTCGACCAATGTGGACATCACGCGCATGGACCTGCCGAACGCCTTCGACTTCAACTCGACCAAATATGATTGTAATTGGGCCAGCCTGGCTACTGGAACAGGTGCCGGGCTGATGTTGAGCTTTGATCCGTCTCAACGTTTCCACTGCCGGGCGGGCGGGGGAAATGGCGGTAACTACCTCCTGTACGTCAACCAGCAGGTCAGCCTCCCAAATGACTTTACCATGCAAGTAGTGCCCGATCTTATCCTGACACTTTCATCCGGCAACGTGCTTCAAGGCAGCTTTGACGTCGGTTCCGTGGCTGCGGGTGGGGGCACGTCGTCCTCCAATGCCGTTGCGAGCGTGACCAACGTAACTCCCTTTGCCACGGCTTCGGGAGGCGGGGTTCAATTTGCCCTGACCTTCAGCGCCGTTGTTCACAATAGTTTCAGCGTATGGGCATCCACCAATTTGGTGAATTGGATCTGGGCCGGACCAGCGACCGAGTTCAATCCTGGCCAATATCAATTCTTCGATCAGACTTCGACTAATCTGCCGTCCCGCTACTACCGCGTTTCCTCTCCTTGAGAATTTGCTGCCGACGCTTAGGGTGATGTGCATGGCTGTGAAAGGCAGAGGCCTTACTGAACGCCACTTTTTCTGCCGAGTACTTCGACGGTGTCGGTGAGGTTGATGAAACCTCGGCGATTGGGGACTTCGAACCAGAGATGTTCGGTGAGGGATTTCATGCCGTTTTGGATATCAGACTTGTCGGGGCTGAGAAGGAATTCGTTAATCGCAAAACTTGCTGGTAACGGATTGCCGCAAAGGCAAAAATAGTTGATCGCCGTGTGGAGAGGCGGAGTTATTTTCCCTTGCACGAGAGGTGCAACGGCTGCAGTGCAGAAATTTTGGGGAGCTTCGTAAGTTAACACTTTGCTCACAACAATTCGGCGTGTGAATCTTTATCCTCAGACAAAATGCGAGGCAGTTTATAGAGTAAATCTTGACAAGCACCCTCAAAAAAAATATAAGGGAATCCGGTAGGTGCATTCCTGGGTTTCATGGCCATGGCGGATTTCCATTTTCATAATGATGATCGTTACGTCCTGAACTACTGTGCAAAGTACTTGGGGCGTTTCAACACTGATCGGCGACACTCATACGGGAGCGGCGCGGAAGCCCCGCGAGATCGCATTGCCGAAGCCTGGCGCTTTCCGATTATCGATACCTACGGAGGGGGCGCTTCGGGGATAACCGCGGCTGCAAGTTATCAGGATTACAACCAGGTCACTTTTGTTTATGCGGGGGCGGATACACAATCGCCAGGCAGCGTGGCGGTGATTGGCACGTTCGCCACGCTATACGATCCGATCCCTCTCCAGCGGGTGCAGTTTGAGGGCGAGGACACGAGATATTGGTCGTTGGCCTACGCGGTGCCGAAGGGACAAGTCCATAACTATCGCTTTGTGGTGGATGGATCTTACCCAATAAATGATCCGGTGAATCCCCAGGAAACGGCGACAGAAAATGGCGCTGTATGGTCAAGCTTCTTCACGGATGGCTTTTCGTCCCCTCTGGTGCTGGAAAAGTGGGAGATCGCGCTGCTTTACCGTCTCACCGCCGGCATCCTGCCATTTCAAACTGCTGACGGAACAAATTTTCTGGATCGGTTCTATAACTATCTGGACCGGCAGAAACAAGCGGATCTGTATAACAACGTCTACCGGATGGATAATTCGGTGGGCGAGATTAATTACATCGATAATATTTTGGCGCGCGAAGAACGCCATCACCTCGCGGATTATAAGACCTGCCTGCGACAGATTGATCGTATTCTTAGAACCCGGAATCCTTATACCGAGCCATCACGCATGAGTCGTGAGTTATACTTCGCTCTTTATGATGAGATGGCCACGGATCGAGTTGATGGCTGGGATTACGCGCTGTACGGCAGCCCGCAATATTTTCTGTATTTGCTGCGACGTCACGTTGTAACGGGCGCGTTCTGCCATCCCAAGTATGGAGGTAACGCCGGTGCGGCGGGTTGGGCATATTTAAGCGACCAATATCGACTTCCTTCACCGGCACCCGGGAAGCATGGGGCGACGCTATTCGATTGGCGTCGCGCGATGGAGTCCCCGCTCGGGGTCAATTCGGATTATCTCGGCTGATATTAACGGTTTGGCGTTGGAAAGGTTCTGGAGTAGATCATGAAAGACCAATTTGACGTGATCATTATCGGGAGTGGTGCTGGCGGTGCGCCCATCGCAAATGTGCTTGCGAAGGCGGGGAAATCCGTTCTGGTGCTGGAAAAAGGGCCGATGATCCGTCCCCAGTATCAGAGTCCGAATGGCCGCAGCGATTTCAAACGGGACGAGTTGAGCTCTGACGGACCGGAGAAGCGTCTGCAACTGCCTTTGGCGAACCAAGGTGTTTCCTATTACTCAAGCCACGTTGAGCCAGATCTGAATGATGAACCACACGTGTATCGCGATGGTGATCATTCTGATAAAGCAACCCTTGAAGGTTACACGGCGCAGGTGGTTGGCGGTGGGACGCAACTTTATGGCGGAGTTTCATTTCGCTTTGTGCCGCTCGATTTCAAGCTGGCGAGCTTCAATGCCGGTCGCAACGATATCCGGGAAGACCCGAATGGCGATATCCGGCGTGAAGCCCGCGATTGGCCCATTTCGTATGATGATCTCGAGCCGTATTATACCAAGACCGAGGAATTGGTCGGCATAAACGGAATGGTGCAGAATCAGCAGAAACCATTCAGCCGCGATGTTTATCAGCCGCCTCTGACGCCAAATGGCATCAGCGAATATGCGCGGCGCGGGATGGAGTTGCTGGCCAGGGAACTTAGACCTGCCAATCCGATTCTGCCATATCGCACGCCGCTGGCGGTCATTACGCGGGATCATGGTCCGAGTGGACGTAAGATTCCCTCGGATCCGGAAACCGCGAAGACGAGCTATGTGAATCGTTATGGCGATCCGCTTGGTCTCAAGTCGAGCGCCTGGGTTTCACTGCTGACCCCGGTGAAGGATTTGCCTAACTTCACAATCCGGTGCAACTCGATCGCAACGCGGCTGACTTACACCAACGGCAAAGTGGATCGTGTTTACTACCTGGATCCTGGAGGGATGGAGCGGTCTGCACAGGCAAAGGTGGTTGTCGTCGCCTGCTCGGCGATTGAATCGATTCGGCTGCTGAAACTTTCGGCGAAACTCGATTCTGGATTCGATCAGGCCATTCACCAAAACGATTTGCTGGGTCGTTATTTCATGACGCACTGTTTCGGCGGTGCTGCAGCATTGCTGCCTGATCGATACGACAAGTCAATTGCGCTCGATGCCGACTGGGCAACTGATTGCTGTGGTAACGAGGATTTCCTGCGGAGCCAGGGTCTGTGGGCGGGAGGTGCACTTTACAACAACACATCGGATGAAGCCCTGCCGATCTCCTTGTTCCGCACGCAGGGAGCGATGGACCTGGATAATCTCTGGCTCGGCTTCATGTATAATGCCGGCTTGAAAGGCCAGGCCGTGGTTGATTTTCTGGATACGCAGTTTGGAAGAGGCCTTTCCATCAGTTTCATGGCGAACCAGGTTCCCCAGCGGGACAACCGCATCGAACTCCATCCGACGATACAAGACAAATGGAACCGGTCAGTGGCGTACATCATCAAGGATTGGCATCAGCACGACCGGTATTTGATGGACACTTATGCGAACATGGCGGCGCGTGTTTTGGAGCTTTCGGGGCAGGGCATTCAGGCATTCAAGTTTGTCGGCAAAGGCGGATCCTATCTCGCGCCCAATGGGCTGGTTAGAATTGCCAATCACATTCTGGGAGGCGCCCGTTTCGGCACAGACCGGAACGACTCGGTACTCGACCCGAACTGCCGCGCCTGGGATTTCGACAATTTGTACGTGACGGACGGTGCGTTTATGCCGACTTCCGGAAGCGGCAATCCCACCAACACGATCGAGGCAAATTCATTCCGGGTGGCGGATCGCATATTGGCCCAACTATAGGATTAACACCATGGATCCAAGATTCACCGAAATTGAGAACCGGCCGGAAAACCAGATCTTCAGCATTGTCTTTTATCCTGACCGGATCTACCACGCGCAATACCTGAATGCGACTCGCAGTCCTCGATACCGGTATTACGTCCACGAGGTGCGCAATAAAGTAGACAACGCGGTTCTCAAAGGGCAGGTCTTCCTGGATGGCGCGTTGCTGGCCCGGTTTATCCGAATCGAGTACCGTGCTTCGAGGCTCGTTGAACTGGCCCGGGAGAAGGAACGATTCCTGAAAGACCGCGTGCTGGCTTTTATCAAGGTGAATCACGAGGACCCGGCAAAGAATGCCGAGGGCATGGT
Proteins encoded:
- a CDS encoding GMC oxidoreductase, which gives rise to MKDQFDVIIIGSGAGGAPIANVLAKAGKSVLVLEKGPMIRPQYQSPNGRSDFKRDELSSDGPEKRLQLPLANQGVSYYSSHVEPDLNDEPHVYRDGDHSDKATLEGYTAQVVGGGTQLYGGVSFRFVPLDFKLASFNAGRNDIREDPNGDIRREARDWPISYDDLEPYYTKTEELVGINGMVQNQQKPFSRDVYQPPLTPNGISEYARRGMELLARELRPANPILPYRTPLAVITRDHGPSGRKIPSDPETAKTSYVNRYGDPLGLKSSAWVSLLTPVKDLPNFTIRCNSIATRLTYTNGKVDRVYYLDPGGMERSAQAKVVVVACSAIESIRLLKLSAKLDSGFDQAIHQNDLLGRYFMTHCFGGAAALLPDRYDKSIALDADWATDCCGNEDFLRSQGLWAGGALYNNTSDEALPISLFRTQGAMDLDNLWLGFMYNAGLKGQAVVDFLDTQFGRGLSISFMANQVPQRDNRIELHPTIQDKWNRSVAYIIKDWHQHDRYLMDTYANMAARVLELSGQGIQAFKFVGKGGSYLAPNGLVRIANHILGGARFGTDRNDSVLDPNCRAWDFDNLYVTDGAFMPTSGSGNPTNTIEANSFRVADRILAQL
- a CDS encoding gluconate 2-dehydrogenase subunit 3 family protein; this encodes MADFHFHNDDRYVLNYCAKYLGRFNTDRRHSYGSGAEAPRDRIAEAWRFPIIDTYGGGASGITAAASYQDYNQVTFVYAGADTQSPGSVAVIGTFATLYDPIPLQRVQFEGEDTRYWSLAYAVPKGQVHNYRFVVDGSYPINDPVNPQETATENGAVWSSFFTDGFSSPLVLEKWEIALLYRLTAGILPFQTADGTNFLDRFYNYLDRQKQADLYNNVYRMDNSVGEINYIDNILAREERHHLADYKTCLRQIDRILRTRNPYTEPSRMSRELYFALYDEMATDRVDGWDYALYGSPQYFLYLLRRHVVTGAFCHPKYGGNAGAAGWAYLSDQYRLPSPAPGKHGATLFDWRRAMESPLGVNSDYLG
- a CDS encoding glycoside hydrolase family 2 TIM barrel-domain containing protein, with translation MPASWQGRQIYLYFDGVQTSAQVWVNGQPAMVNEPSWGISNYHDSGWTGFQVNITSLVNLGTTNLLAVRVVKKSPSVDLDSGDYFTLGGIFRPVTLYSVPQTNFAGVQVQTHLLANNQAEVDVSADVTQGDASTPVVMTLNGVTTVTNAANGKAVFTRILNQPQLWSAEFPNLYGLTLQLKNPAGQITETVSNRIGIRELTISNAVVLLNGVPVKFAGVCNHDSTATVGNAMGPDDWRRDILMMKAANINAIRTTHYNFGSGFYDLCDELGMYVANELPYCWVSSVGDQGMTPAFQQRAREVIRRDRNHPSVVIWAIGNENSAGTNLQVVADLVKTLDPTRPRLVSTFDASKYNVELSDRHYPSPATMQSDGASATVHPWIYLEQPNTWDIRLAADASVCEQWGIAQQRVWNVCLQYDTIAGTFPFEWSDRALADPNSDASYQQYQSTGVQLLYSFPATGIHILKCKGMVDGFRNPRPKVYEAQMVYSPIQVSNALTVSSGQVSFPVKNLYSFTDLSYLTTAWQLQRGGVTIASGTTNVTLPPRSSGTVRISVPADALAYADALRVDFNHPDGRDIVAHQFTLANAAPTSPDPALPAGLPIPTFNLITRQTVSDPGYWTKVLRYPASLTGVTLTPANATTLGQLQSLSATVIGGSSGSQVLGQIQAQYANNQFSYTLQWTASSAEVQEVGWIFQMPSSYDHFSWDRDTRWTVYPPLSIARATGTATPDSTNVDITRMDLPNAFDFNSTKYDCNWASLATGTGAGLMLSFDPSQRFHCRAGGGNGGNYLLYVNQQVSLPNDFTMQVVPDLILTLSSGNVLQGSFDVGSVAAGGGTSSSNAVASVTNVTPFATASGGGVQFALTFSAVVHNSFSVWASTNLVNWIWAGPATEFNPGQYQFFDQTSTNLPSRYYRVSSP